The genome window GCCCTCCAAACATCctgtaacaaatataaaatttataaaatttcattaaattaatatgaataattagattaaaattaaGCAAACTTACATTTGGATTTAGTCTCCTATTCATTCCTTGCTGGACTGCATGTATAACTTCAAAACAGATATTTTCACCTTCTTTGTCACAATCTAgccataatattaaataatcacaATGAGCTCCTTCCTTAGCCAAAAGGTAAGGAATTTTCAATCTAGGAactgcttcctttttttcagTTGGGCATGAAAATAACTCTGCCTTAAACATAACAGGTAGTACATTactaatacaataaaataatataataaaatataatggcaAGACTAAGactaaattttttacttacaGGATCAACCTTATCCCAGTTATTATATTTGCCAATAAAATCTAATGTCATAACATGACCAAAGACAGAagtcattttaaaatttatagtcTCAGATCTGAATTGACCTATCCATTCGTGTATTGAACAAGATCCATTTAAAcctaaatttttttttattaaaaagtgcATTATGAAATACAGGTATCTATGAATCATGGTGTTGtaaatttcatctttttaatttaaaatatttatcataaaattatatctatatattaaatttcaaaaaaacaTAACCTACCTTTTCGAGATGTACACCGACCATTACTTAAAATATTGGCTAACGAAGCTGCCAAAGATGGTTTTTCAGCTACCATTAAAGCCGTcttcatttttgtaaaatattttatctctaTACTTGTTTTTACAAGGAAATATTATTAGCTTTAACTAAGAGATTCTGACATCATACATTTGGAAGTGCTTAATATGCGACACTGTACGCATGacatgatatttatttcaaaatattttgataattgttACATTATGTTTTAAGttaactatttttattttataacttcgtttcttttcagtTACAAATAAAGTTACGGTTtctaaacaataattaaaacaaagagCATAAGCAAACCtataataatactttttttataatgtaaaGTGAAGTTATCAACGCAATATGTACATGATCAGTGATCAGGTATTATCTCATTTAGCTAGgccattctgtatatttttcaacttcATTAGTTTATGAAACAATTTAACTCGATTAATTGTAAACTTGgagttttatttctttcacatTAGAagagataaataattatattgatacattatgttttacgaattttaaaaCTATTAAAGTACCAAGGAAAATTTCACTATTTTtcctaaataaatttttaattttgcacAGTCTTTAAAtaccatatattttatttctaattaaaacaaatttaatttacaatttaaagtattattagtaaaatgcaaggataaaaataaaaaattcctttGTGATAACATTAACAATtgttaaattaacattttaaaatcaGTCTTGTAAGTTACATGCGGTTATACTTTAATGTACGTAGATtgtttacatatatttgtaattctatGGTATCGTTACGAAGGGAAGTGCTGCGTAAATTCCATATAAACATATTCATACGATATTCGTACGATATATcatgataacgttatattatctcttatactttaaaaaaaactAAAATGTCAAAATCAAAATGATCTGTAATACACAGTTATATACAGTAGTATTTGTAACAATATTTGACCTGTGACTTGTTCCTTTGTGACTCATTCAGTGTGTCAAATCAAATTCCTGATCTTGATATAAACTTCCTAACctataaaacgtcattttcaaacgatcaagcattctattataattttctttattcataTCTTTCGAGATAGTCTCTAATATAATTAGGTAATTTTTGCATTAAAAGCTGTTgtcttataaaataaacattaatatattttctctctATGTCTATATATAATCGATTCTTTGAAAGTTAATCATTTTCTAtcaattatttctataattatgtttttttttctcaaatattaattatttttgtttttgctCAAACATAATCATAACCTTCTTTAAACTTTCATTATGATTTATGcatcaatattaattttaataggtGAAGTTGCAACAGTATTTCTATTCTAATCATGGAGTGGTTATTTGGGAAACGTATTACTCCTGAGGAGATGCTCAGGAAAAATCAGAGAGCTTTAAACAAAGCTATGCGAGATCTTGACAGAGAGAGAATGAGGATGgaacaacaagaaaaaaagattattGTGGATATAAAGAAACTTGCTAAGGATGGGCAAATGGTAATCTGATCTTGTTTGAATTTATCTTGTATACTATTGGGTGGTATTTATTTACTGTTTGATAGGATGCAGTGAAGATTATGGCTAAAGATCTTGTAAGAACTAGGCGTTATGTGAAAAAATTTATGTTGATGAAAGCAAATATCCAAGCAGTTTCTTTAAAGATTCAAACATTGCGTTCACAAAACACAATGGCACAAGCAATGAAGGGAGTCACAAGAGCCATGCAAAATATGAACAAGTGAGTACTTGTCCTGttcatttaaaattagaattagaaaaaattttttattgcttgctatacatgaaaattatatgattatacaGGCAATTAAATCTTCctcaaatacaaaaaatattacaagagTTTGAAAAGCAGTCGGAAATAATGGATATGAAAGAGGAAATTATGAATGATGCTATTGATGATGCAATGGAAGAtgagggtgacgaagaagaaaggtatttttaagatttctaaacaaaaatatttgtatcccTGAAAATTATTGACTTTTGTTcgttgaatatttcaattgtATTTATACTGTTTACACAGTGATGCCATTGTGTCGCAAGTTTTGGACGAATTGGGTCTCCAATTGACAGATCAATTGTCAGGTTTACCTCAAGCATCCGGTTCATTAAATGTAGCAAATTCCAAGCAACCAGTTGCGACTGCAACAGGGAATGAGGAAGGTGGAAATTTGACAGACGCGGATGCAGATCTGCAAGCTAGACTTGAAAATTTAAGACGTGAATAAGAATACACTCCTATATagatgaaaaatgtataaaagatGTAAAGGAAAGAATTGGTTTTATAAGCATTAATTTTAGGATTGCTTTACGATTTTAGTTAGAGATATGAATGTTTTATCATAGCACTTGTTTTTTAATCCGTTCACTCAGATAatcgatttataaaatataagaaaaatgttatatttctatCGCTTAAAACAATTATGAattcatgaaatatgaatGATGAAGAAACAGAGGCATATAACTACGTTATGTATTAATCTGTAttgttactttttttataaaaaaaaagaaaagaaaaatgaaagaacttTAAGATGGTATCTTAAAGTTTCTGtgcatattttatttgcacaggataattttgtaaagtggataacttatatttaaaatgcttatcaaatatattatgataagatacttacttattatattttgataaatacaTGTACATAGATTTACttgagaaatttataatttacgtacatgtacatatacgctttcatttttttttttttaggaaatATTGTACACTTACCGTAAAAGTAAATAAGGGAAATATGTTagcaatttttatatgaaaaaaacagcatataaattatatgcTCGCATAttcaaaagaaatataatgaataagTTCGTTCACTGCTTTTATCAAAACGTAATCTTTCAGTGCCTCATAATATATCTACTTTTGATAATTATGTaatagtaa of Bombus fervidus isolate BK054 chromosome 16, iyBomFerv1, whole genome shotgun sequence contains these proteins:
- the Vps2 gene encoding vacuolar protein sorting 2, which encodes MEWLFGKRITPEEMLRKNQRALNKAMRDLDRERMRMEQQEKKIIVDIKKLAKDGQMDAVKIMAKDLVRTRRYVKKFMLMKANIQAVSLKIQTLRSQNTMAQAMKGVTRAMQNMNKQLNLPQIQKILQEFEKQSEIMDMKEEIMNDAIDDAMEDEGDEEESDAIVSQVLDELGLQLTDQLSGLPQASGSLNVANSKQPVATATGNEEGGNLTDADADLQARLENLRRE